The following proteins are encoded in a genomic region of Dioscorea cayenensis subsp. rotundata cultivar TDr96_F1 chromosome 8, TDr96_F1_v2_PseudoChromosome.rev07_lg8_w22 25.fasta, whole genome shotgun sequence:
- the LOC120266474 gene encoding DAG protein, chloroplastic isoform X2, with amino-acid sequence MASISQAPSSSVVCRISRSSFPSSMIPRASVAPPMLPNLTAQLSSHRAMVVRRRNRVSGVRAMATDGEYSSRRSSSSEPRETILLPGCDYNHWLIVMEFPKDPAPTREQMIETYLNTLATVLGSMEEAKKNMYAFSTTTYTGFQCTVSEETSEKFKGLPGVLWVLPDSYIDVKNKDYGGDKYINGEIIPCKYPTYQPKQRTSKYESRRYERRRDGPPQERRRPRQETQPKPAS; translated from the exons ATGGCGTCGATAAGCCAAGCCCCCTCCTCTTCCGTCGTCTGCCGGATTTCTAGGTCTTCATTTCCATCCTCGATGATTCCTCGGGCTTCCGTTGCTCCTCCAATGCTTCCGAATCTCACAGCTCAGCTCTCGTCTCACCGTGCTATGGTTGTTCGGCGGAGGAACAGGGTTTCTGGGGTTAGAGCTATGGCGACTGATGGAGAGTACTCATCGAGGAGGAGCAGCAGTAGCGAACCGAGGGAGACGATCTTGCTTCCTGGATGTGATTATAACCACTGGCTTATTGTGATGGAGTTCCCCAAGGATCCGGCTCCGACTCGAGAGCAGATGATTGAGACCTATCTCAATACCCTCGCCACAGTGCTTGGGAG CATGGAAGAAGCCAAGAAGAACATGTATGCCTTCAGTACCACCACCTATACTGGCTTCCAATGCACTGTATCTGAAGAGACATCAGAGAAATTCAAGG GTTTACCAGGTGTTCTCTGGGTACTGCCCGATTCCTATATTGATGTAAAGAACAAGGATTATGGAG GTGATAAATATATCAATGGGGAAATAATACCTTGCAAATACCCTACCTATCAACCTAAACAACGTACTTCGAAATATGAGAGCAGAAGGTATGAAAGACGCCGAGACGGCCCTCCGCAGGAGCGGAGAAGACCAAGACAAGAAACTCAACCCAAGCCAGCATCCTAA
- the LOC120267574 gene encoding uncharacterized protein LOC120267574 codes for MTTIELLTSESMTCINIKFSGCCGFKSGYNHQAVSTTVMSWNKEEAEKAKAKAKAKAEEKFKAKDYEGAKRMALKAQSMDASLPCLRQILAAYDVHIAAASKKNGRIDWHAVLGVEPCADFETIQNQYKKLRFLTHPDKNPSVAADGAFKLVVRAWETLSTSSMRNGSDEGPAGKSSASSASSSSFNKPNYSKASSGRSDNSSANSASSSSYYNNKPSSNASSGGSALCPRCDRRCKYLDSDRIVIMCSNCDLFAFRGHEQEGSSSFGVIIESGDTITVHGVSGLSIFVEAAENVNVTGDGGRIYIDGWNYVHVRGCESIFINKCKDSSDA; via the coding sequence ATGACGACCATTGAACTTCTGACTTCTGAGAGTATGACttgtataaatattaaattctcAGGGTGTTGTGGCTTCAAAAGTGGATACAATCACCAGGCAGTAAGTACTACTGTCATGTCTTGGAACAAAGAAGAGGCTGAGAAGGCAAAGGCAAAGGCAAAGGCCAAGGCAGAGGAGAAGTTTAAGGCCAAAGACTATGAAGGTGCTAAGAGAATGGCTCTCAAGGCTCAAAGTATGGATGCCTCTCTTCCATGTCTCCGTCAAATACTGGCAGCTTATGATGTTCACATTGCAGCAGCTTCCAAGAAGAATGGACGTATTGACTGGCATGCTGTTCTCGGCGTTGAACCATGTGCAGACTTTGAAACCATTCAGAATCAATATAAGAAGCTACGGTTCCTCACACACCCTGATAAGAATCCCTCTGTTGCTGCTGATGGTGCCTTTAAGCTGGTTGTCAGGGCTTGGGAGACTTTATCAACAAGTTCGATGAGGAATGGAAGTGATGAAGGTCCTGCAGGCAAATCTTCTGCCAGTTctgcatcttcttcttcatttaataAACCAAACTACTCCAAAGCTAGTTCTGGACGTTCAGACAACTCTTCTGCCAATTctgcatcttcttcttcttattataataataaaccaaGCTCCAACGCTAGTTCTGGGGGTTCAGCTTTATGTCCTCGTTGTGACCGGAGATGTAAATACTTGGACTCTGATCGCATTGTGATAATGTGTAGCAACTGTGATTTGTTTGCATTCCGTGGCCATGAACAAGAAGGTAGCTCTTCCTTTGGTGTGATTATTGAATCTGGAGATACAATTACAGTGCATGGAGTCAGTGGCTTGAGCATCTTCGTAGAGGCTGCAGAGAATGTCAACGTCACCGGAGATGGTGGCAGGATCTATATTGATGGGTGGAATTACGTGCATGTACGTGGTTGTGAGAGCATCTTCATCAACAAGTGTAAAGATTCAAGTGATGCATAG
- the LOC120267889 gene encoding indole-3-acetic acid-amido synthetase GH3.6-like: protein MSGIQKATFPVYINTLIAFSQTIHNKLAHNPLLLLAAAVVTATIVSVLLLYTMPAAPKTTTIPNEHKKPLEFIEDVTTNAGEVQNSVLSEILKQNSKTEYLHRHGLNGAGDDIASFKKFMPMVKYEDLQPDILRIANGDKSPILCSLPISEFLTSSGTSGGERKLMPTIDDELDRRSLLYSLLMPVMNQYVPGLDKGKGMYLLFVKSEARTPGGLVARPVLTSYYKSRHFIERPFDPYNVYTSPNEAILCSDSYQSMYAQLLCGLLENSLVLRVGAVFASGFIRAIHFLEKNWPRLSHDILTGTLDAEITDSAVREAVMKVLKPNPSLASFIETECRKESWQGIILRLWPNTKYVDVIVTGAMSQYIPTLDFYSGGLPLACTMYASSECYFGLNLNPMRKPSEVSYTLIPTMGYFEFLPVNHRNNSNDETLDHHDLVDLVDVKLGQEYELVVTTYAGLYRYRVGDVLRVAGFKNKAPQFNFVRRKNVALSIDSDKTDEVELHAAVKNAVNHLEPFGATLFEYTSYANTTTIPGHYVLYWELRLGSRAIPPSVFEDCCLAIEESLNSVYRQGRTADGSIGPLELKIVEDGTFDKLMDYALSQGASINQYKAPRCVKSEPVVQLLDAKVLSNYFSPKCPKWVPGHKQWLKDN, encoded by the exons GCACAAGAAACCACTTGAGTTCATTGAAGACGTGACAACCAATGCCGGTGAGGTCCAAAACAGTGTGCTTTCAGAGATCCTGAAGCAAAACTCCAAGACCGAGTACTTGCACCGGCATGGCTTGAACGGTGCAGGCGATGACATCGCCTCCTTCAAAAAGTTCATGCCCATGGTCAAATACGAAGATCTCCAGCCTGACATCCTTCGCATCGCCAACGGTGACAAGTCTCCCATCCTCTGCAGCCTTCCCATCTCCGAGTTCCTGACAAG CTCTGGCACGTCTGGTGGAGAAAGGAAGCTGATGCCGACTATTGACGACGAGCTTGATCGGCGGTCACTGCTTTACAGCCTCTTGATGCCGGTGATGAACCAATACGTGCCGGGGCTGGACAAAGGCAAAGGAATGTACTTGTTGTTTGTGAAGTCAGAGGCGAGGACTCCTGGAGGACTGGTTGCTCGTCCAGTGCTCACTAGCTACTACAAGAGCCGGCATTTCATTGAACGCCCCTTTGATCCTTACAACGTTTACACCAGCCCCAACGAGGCTATTCTTTGCTCTGACTCTTATCAATCCATGTATGCTCAGCTGCTTTGTGGATTGCTTGAGAACTCTCTTGTTCTTCGAGTTGGTGCTGTGTTTGCTTCAGGTTTCATTAGAGCCATACATTTCCTTGAAAAGAACTGGCCACGTCTGTCACATGACATCCTTACAGGCACATTAGACGCCGAGATCACTGACAGTGCCGTGAGGGAGGCTGTGATGAAGGTGCTCAAGCCGAACCCAAGCCTCGCTAGTTTCATTGAAACTGAGTGCAGGAAGGAATCTTGGCAGGGAATCATTCTTCGCCTTTGGCCTAATACTAAGTACGTTGACGTGATTGTCACCGGAGCTATGTCACAGTACATACCAACCCTAGACTTTTACAGTGGTGGCCTCCCCTTGGCCTGCACCATGTATGCTTCTTCTGAGTGTTACTTTGGTCTTAATCTTAACCCAATGAGAAAGCCTAGTGAGGTCTCCTACACTCTCATTCCCACTATGGGCTACTTTGAGTTCCTTCCCGTCAATCACAGAAACAACTCCAACGATGAGACTCTAGACCATCATGACCTGGTGGATCTTGTAGACGTGAAGCTTGGCCAGGAATATGAGCTTGTTGTCACCACCTATGCCG gttTATATCGGTATCGAGTTGGTGACGTGCTTAGGGTTGCCGGATTCAAGAATAAGGCACCACAATTCAACTTCGTTCGTCGGAAGAACGTGGCATTGAGCATAGATTCAGATAAGACCGATGAAGTAGAGCTCCATGCGGCAGTGAAGAACGCTGTGAACCACCTTGAGCCATTTGGAGCAACTCTGTTTGAATACActagttatgcaaacacaaccACAATCCCAGGGCACTATGTCTTGTACTGGGAGCTCCGGCTTGGTTCCAGAGCAATCCCTCCTTCTGTCTTTGAGGATTGCTGCCTTGCTATTGAGGAATCACTCAACAGTGTGTACCGTCAGGGAAGGACGGCAGATGGATCCATAGGACCATTGGAGCTTAAGATTGTTGAAGATGGGACCTTTGATAAGTTGATGGACTATGCCTTGAGTCAAGGGGCATCCATTAACCAGTACAAGGCTCCTCGTTGTGTGAAGTCTGAACCTGTTGTTCAACTTCTGGACGCAAAGGTGTTGTCAAACTACTTCAGCCCAAAGTGTCCTAAATGGGTTCCTGGGCACAAGCAATGGTTGAAGGACAATTAG
- the LOC120267573 gene encoding fasciclin-like arabinogalactan protein 21: MSSSCSHWWHAPVYIAATIALVVAAISASGSTRFSPPPTADDALRRAGFHLTAAVLHLSPSSPLPSSRPATLFAPPDPAFTNLSLTSAAALLQRHSLPILLTLADLRRLPQGSCLSRELTISPLFSSNNSIAINGIAISHPDLYLSESHAIHGITGGFPDVACGGPATPIPWSRVTRALGSRGYVAFTVGLLTVLGAIEPTARTLDQVTIFAPQDIGFHQVTGSRATLEGTIRRHVVIGRYDYRDLMSLKVGEEIRTMAKDDRLTITASGDTGLVMINGVQITEPEVYTTRGAVVHGIPRYFRVGNHTSSDLLLTVRSIHLLIVNVNLKAAGCDVFIYHLLCFVAAGKVCSK; this comes from the coding sequence ATGTCGTCATCGTGCTCCCACTGGTGGCACGCCCCCGTCTACATCGCCGCCACCATCGCGCTCGTCGTCGCCGCCATATCCGCCTCCGGCTCCACCCGATTCTCGCCACCCCCAACCGCCGATGACGCTCTCCGCCGCGCCGGATTCCATCTCACCGCCGCCGTTCTACATCTCTCCCCTTCTTCTCCCCTCCCGTCCTCACGCCCCGCCACGCTCTTCGCCCCTCCGGATCCCGCCTTTACCAACCTCTCCCTCACTTCCGCCGCCGCCCTTCTCCAACGCCACTCCCTTCCTATCCTCCTAACCCTGGCCGACCTCCGGCGACTCCCTCAAGGCTCCTGCCTCTCCAGAGAACTCACCATCTCCCCGCTCTTCAGCTCCAATAACTCGATCGCCATCAACGGTATTGCGATCTCTCACCCAGATCTCTACTTGTCCGAATCCCACGCCATCCACGGCATCACCGGCGGGTTCCCCGACGTCGCCTGCGGCGGCCCTGCAACACCGATCCCGTGGTCGCGGGTGACACGAGCCCTGGGATCGCGCGGCTACGTGGCGTTCACGGTGGGTTTGCTCACGGTTCTCGGCGCCATCGAGCCCACGGCGAGGACGCTGGACCAGGTTACCATTTTTGCACCGCAGGACATCGGTTTCCACCAAGTAACCGGTTCCCGCGCGACGCTGGAGGGAACCATTAGGCGACACGTGGTGATTGGGAGGTACGATTACCGTGATCTCATGTCGCTTAAGGTCGGCGAGGAGATCAGGACGATGGCGAAGGACGATAGGCTTACAATCACCGCGAGTGGTGATACAGGGTTGGTGATGATCAATGGGGTTCAGATCACGGAGCCGGAGGTGTATACAACACGGGGAGCAGTGGTGCACGGTATCCCCCGTTACTTTCGGGTTGGGAACCACACGTCATCTGATCTGTTGCTGACCGTCCGATCAATACACTTGTTGATTGTGAACGTGAATCTCAAGGCAGCTGGGTGTGATGTTTTCATTTATCATCTTCTGTGTTTTGTTGCCGCTGGCAAAGTTTGTAGTAAATAG
- the LOC120267575 gene encoding uncharacterized protein LOC120267575 — protein MVLSRLTILLILTVLAKISCASSASSSSGSIHDLLRSHGLPGGLLPKSVDSFVMDPATGLLEATLDSPCYAKYDGLVYFDRVVRGNLSFGELRGVVGLSQEELFLWLPVKEIRVSDPGSGVILFDIGMAHKQLSMSLFEEPPDCRPDGTLILGGGQGVLSSKEKASQY, from the exons ATGGTTCTGAGTCGCCTGACGATCCTCTTAATCCTCACCGTCCTCGCAAAGATCTCATGCGCCTCGTcggcctcctcctcctccggcTCCATCCACGATCTCCTCCGTAGCCATGGCCTACCCGGCGGCCTCCTCCCTAAGTCGGTAGATTCCTTCGTCATGGATCCGGCCACTGGTTTATTGGAAGCCACGCTCGACAGCCCTTGCTATGCTAAGTACGACGGCCTTGTTTACTTTGATCGCGTCGTTCGGGGGAACCTCAGCTTTGGTGAGCTGAGAGGCGTCGTTGGGCTCTCTCAGGAGGAGCTCTTCCTATGGTTGCCGGTGAAGGAGATTAGGGTTTCGGATCCGGGATCTGGGGTTATTCTCTTTGATATCGGTATGGCTCACAAGCAGCTGTCGATGTCGTTGTTTGAGGAGCCTCCGGATTGCCGGCCGGACGGGACTTTGATTTTAGGGGGCGGTCAAG GCGTTCTGAGCAGCAAAGAGAAAGCATCTCAGTACTAG
- the LOC120266474 gene encoding DAG protein, chloroplastic isoform X1 → MASISQAPSSSVVCRISRSSFPSSMIPRASVAPPMLPNLTAQLSSHRAMVVRRRNRVSGVRAMATDGEYSSRRSSSSEPRETILLPGCDYNHWLIVMEFPKDPAPTREQMIETYLNTLATVLGRFSSYFLCIPCSMEEAKKNMYAFSTTTYTGFQCTVSEETSEKFKGLPGVLWVLPDSYIDVKNKDYGGDKYINGEIIPCKYPTYQPKQRTSKYESRRYERRRDGPPQERRRPRQETQPKPAS, encoded by the exons ATGGCGTCGATAAGCCAAGCCCCCTCCTCTTCCGTCGTCTGCCGGATTTCTAGGTCTTCATTTCCATCCTCGATGATTCCTCGGGCTTCCGTTGCTCCTCCAATGCTTCCGAATCTCACAGCTCAGCTCTCGTCTCACCGTGCTATGGTTGTTCGGCGGAGGAACAGGGTTTCTGGGGTTAGAGCTATGGCGACTGATGGAGAGTACTCATCGAGGAGGAGCAGCAGTAGCGAACCGAGGGAGACGATCTTGCTTCCTGGATGTGATTATAACCACTGGCTTATTGTGATGGAGTTCCCCAAGGATCCGGCTCCGACTCGAGAGCAGATGATTGAGACCTATCTCAATACCCTCGCCACAGTGCTTGGGAG ATTCAGTTCTTATTTCTTGTGTATCCCCTGCAGCATGGAAGAAGCCAAGAAGAACATGTATGCCTTCAGTACCACCACCTATACTGGCTTCCAATGCACTGTATCTGAAGAGACATCAGAGAAATTCAAGG GTTTACCAGGTGTTCTCTGGGTACTGCCCGATTCCTATATTGATGTAAAGAACAAGGATTATGGAG GTGATAAATATATCAATGGGGAAATAATACCTTGCAAATACCCTACCTATCAACCTAAACAACGTACTTCGAAATATGAGAGCAGAAGGTATGAAAGACGCCGAGACGGCCCTCCGCAGGAGCGGAGAAGACCAAGACAAGAAACTCAACCCAAGCCAGCATCCTAA